CGTTCACTACAGTAAAAAAAAGATTATGTTAAAGCTTATATTATtgtatgttttgtatattattgAGTTATAGCTATCCCTTATGCATCCACCATCCATGATCCATGTACTTTGGACTAGACTATATAATAATTCCGCTCTAATCATGGGATCCatcataaattatttttttatgttaatTGTCAACACAGCTATTCATCTCCTTAAACTGAATTAAGACTAACAATGTGAGCAAACTCGCACAACCTGAGTTACCCATATATCTGATGAAGGAACATAAATAAAATGCAACTTTCAAGTTAAAAGCTACCATTCTATTTATACATCATCCAAAGACAATATGTAAATAAGAACCATAGGATACAACATGTACATTTTCTCCAATTAATGCATAAACCACAAAGGATCTCCATTGCTTTGAACACGCAAATTTGAGGGCCAAAGAGGAAACGTAATTAACATCAGTTAGGCAATTAACATTATCGAAGTCAAGTAAGTTAATCTTGTGTCGTCTTAAATACTCATTTATTTGTTCTACAACAACAAAAAACTCGTCCCACAATCAACAAAAGACCTTTGAGATACAGTTATTGCCCTTTTTTTTAATCTTGCTAGATATTATTGTTAATTATCTGATTATTCACCTGAAAATGTTGGCAACTTTTATAACTCCCTCATCTCTAATTTGATATGACAATATTTGATTAGATACGGAGTTTAAGATGTAcctatgatattatttcttttattttataatCAAACACTTGAACAATTCTCACCAAGGGAGCGAAAGGTGGGAGCTCCCGAGGAGGGGTGAAAAAAACTAGTAAAAGAGATTGTAAATTTTCAAACTAATATAATCAAATTCCAACACAACTATGATGCTGTGTTACAATATCAAAACACTAAAACCTCTATACATTGTAAATTCCTGCAAATATTAAGTGCTTGATTTTGAAATATAAAGGTTTGACTTGTATCCAACTAAACAGAGACTAAAATAGATTCGTTGGACTAATCAAAAAACAAATCGCAAAAAATTCATCTATCATGTCATTTTCAAGAACGTTTAATCCTAGATTtttgaattagctgcagttatttcACCACAATCTCATCCAGTCTCACTTCACTAGTTTACTTGCATAAGGAAAAAAATAGGGAAGGGAGACTGCACAAACAAAGAAAAATTACAAAGCAAGCAGAAAATAAGATTCAAACCTACTAAATCATGCTTTTATTTATGAACATGGAGTTCAAATAGTTCTACATATTTAACCTACTGATACAGTTTGCTACTCTATACACCGTATACAATAGAAGCCAGCACTGGATCTGCAAATGGAGTCATATCTAGGACACGACGACAGAGCAATACACTACAAGATGCTGCAAATGAACCAACCAGGCAAGGAACACGTAATGGCATGAGAGTTCGTGAAGTAATAGGTGCCTGCTGCATTGGCTCATCAGCGACAAAGCAGAGGTCATTCTAGTGAAACCCGAGAGAGGTTGAGGTTTACCACTATATACAACAGATTCTTATTTGCCAAAACCAAATATGTGATCTGTGAATAGGTCTTCCAAATCAAAGATGTCGTCTTCCTCGCTGCTCGGATTCGAACCTTGAAAAGTTCCACCACCACTAGTGCCGGGAATAAATGGCAATTGCATAGTAGGATTTGAACAGGGATGAATTCCACCGCCACTAGTTCCAGGAATTGATGGCAATTGCAAGGAATCGACACGAAAACCTCCCTCGGGAGCTCCCATGGTGCTCTCAAAACTATTCTTAGCACCACTGCCAGAAGCTATACAATCATGGATTCCCATCTGATCAACAATTGCTAATGGCAAACTTGCAGTGTTAGCCGTAGGACCTCCTTGTGTGGATCCAACCAACTGATTGGTCATTAGCTCTTCTAAGGACCCAACTTTAATGACCGGATGAGTGTACATTCTGGTGCCACCAGCAACTGCTCCTGAGGTGTCCTCTGCCGGTTCAGTGATTAGGTCATCTATACTTTGCAGGAATGGTCCTTCAATAGCGCAGTTGGTAGCTAGCCCTGGTAAAGATATCATTCCTGCATCAAAAGCTTCAGTTACATACTCAGTGATTGGACCTTGTGAAGATTCAGTAGTATCAGCAGCATTCACGCTAGTGATATCATGAATGCTGCTTCTCCTCTTCGACCTGTCATTGTCATTTAACCGATTGAAGAACTTTTGGGCATGGCTTGCCACCTGTGTTGGTGTTCTAGATCTCACACAGTTCCTCGATATACCCCGCCAATCACCTTTACCATATTTCTCCAACCCTTGGAGAAACGACCTAATAAAGGAAAGAAGATTAAAAGAAGTTACTAGGCTTGGAATTTAATCTGAGAAGCAAATTGTAAGACAATATCTGCAGAAAACTAATACATTCTCTCAATCAGCACAATTCTTATGCATCTTTGAAATGCTACTCACGGTTGGTATGATTATATAGACATTTTTTACTTCCATCTACATCGAACAAATACATCTAAAAAGTTTGAATTACCAATTTTTGTGTTATTTTAGCAAACATTTATCACTAACCCGACCTGCAACCTAGCCAAAACCATAGAATATACGCAAGTAAGGTACAACTCATTGGATGTTAATTTGACAAATGTATAGAATCTCCTCACTCAGCACATCATTATTCCTTGTTGTAATAGCCCCTCtctgttttgtttttcttttgaaatGGTACAATAGTCCCATTTCCATTCAACCACAGATCCATATTTCTATTATTTGTTTTTGGGCGATTCAAGCCGATGCTCAACCAAGAAAAGGAAAGGAGATATAAATATCGTATACTGGAAAAAAACTTCAATACATGAATATGCTCTAGTCTATTTGACCTGATCATTTATTACCATCATCTAACTGCCTTTTCGGTCTTCGCATGGGATTCAAAATTCACAAGGTGCTAAAAAGAAGAAACTAGAGGTTTTTAGTTATAAATGAACTAAGCTTGGAGGCGATAAACCGATATTGTTCACATCACCGTTTGTCAGCAACAAATTCACAAGTGTTTCCAACACGAGTTAGATTGAAGCCTTTAAAAGTCTGATGTATATAGTACCTTGTCCATATATAATACGTCACTCATCAGTTGGCTAGAAAAACAATTATACTGATGACGCAATCTCTTACGTTACATTACTGTTACCAAGTTGTATTGCTCTTCTATGAAAAAAGGCAAACTAACACAGAAAACAAAAAAGCACCGCCTTTAATTATTCTTGAGAAAAGAAAAGCTAAGAAGAAATTGCCAACCAAAGCAGAGGGGCTTTCTTCCATATTTTCCGACGCCAAATTTTCTGAGCAGCAGGTTCTTATTCAAAAGTTTCACACCAGATCAACTTAGATTCTACTATACATTTACACATACTATACAATCAGAAATGATTTTGGTTACAGATTAAAGAATAACACCGCTTCTGTCAAAGAAGAATTTTGTTGCAAAGAACTTGTTAAAGAAGCAACTTTTAAATCCTTACTGTAAACATAGAAACACATTATTGTAGAGATTAAATAATCATCAATTTAGTCAGATGTTATAAAGCCTCACCTGTGTTCTTCTGCAGTCCAAGGAATCCCTTTTCGCCGTTCTACCACTGCTCCCGATGATCTACTTCTACGGCTGGAATAAATTTGCATTTTCCCATATTTGGGTAGGGGGACTTTTCCCAATTCAATGTCGTTGACATCTTCAACAAGGTCATTATAATGCTGAGTAATTTCTTGAAGAGATTTCTGAGGAACTTCTGCTGCAATCTTCATCAGTAGATTGCTATCTCCAGAATAGATAGCCAGGGCGTTCTCAAATGCTTTGTCTTCCTCCTTAGTCCAGGAGGAGCTACTGCATGTTTGGTCGGAGCTCATTTTGTTGGATCTGCAGTGAAAGGTTTGTCAGAAAAGTGAGAACTTCTATATATGATTGTTTGTAACACCTTACACTTGGTTAATGGGAAACATGGAGGAAAGACTCCTACTTTTATAGCTACAATAGTGAGATATTAGTAAGGGGAAGGGGCAGGTGGCACAACAAGGGGAATGACCGACCCAAATGACTTTTGTTTCTAGGTGTTAAGTTGCACATACATCGAGGAAAACAACCAAATTGTCCACAGAAATATAAAACTTCAATGAGACCACTGGCTAACTACTCAAGATTAATACAGTAACAAATGAATTTGTGGGAAAAAAAGACTTTACTTTGGTGACTGTTGTTCCTGTATTTAGACACTTTTTATTTGTTTTGGAAGGTTCTCAACCATTTAAAGCAAAA
The sequence above is a segment of the Lycium barbarum isolate Lr01 chromosome 6, ASM1917538v2, whole genome shotgun sequence genome. Coding sequences within it:
- the LOC132600724 gene encoding uncharacterized protein LOC132600724, whose protein sequence is MSSDQTCSSSSWTKEEDKAFENALAIYSGDSNLLMKIAAEVPQKSLQEITQHYNDLVEDVNDIELGKVPLPKYGKMQIYSSRRSRSSGAVVERRKGIPWTAEEHRSFLQGLEKYGKGDWRGISRNCVRSRTPTQVASHAQKFFNRLNDNDRSKRRSSIHDITSVNAADTTESSQGPITEYVTEAFDAGMISLPGLATNCAIEGPFLQSIDDLITEPAEDTSGAVAGGTRMYTHPVIKVGSLEELMTNQLVGSTQGGPTANTASLPLAIVDQMGIHDCIASGSGAKNSFESTMGAPEGGFRVDSLQLPSIPGTSGGGIHPCSNPTMQLPFIPGTSGGGTFQGSNPSSEEDDIFDLEDLFTDHIFGFGK